ATGTGAAAATGGTTTTAAAGTCATCTTTAGAGTCTGTGCATGTTAATAAAACAGCTATTCATCATATTCTAATGAATTTAGTAAGTAATGCTATTAAGTATAGTGATAAAGATGATGTACTTATTGAAATGAATGTACAGGAAACCAATACACATTATAAGTTTTTTATAAAAGATAATGGACCAGGTATCGACCCTAGTGATCAAACCAAAATATTTAAATTATTTACAAAGGTTGCCGATCAGGATAAATTTGGTCAAGTAGGTCATGGTATAGGTTTAGCTACAGTAAAAAAGATAGTTGAAAAACTAGGTGGAAAAATAAGTGTAACTTCGGAATTAGGACAAGGTGCTACATTTAATTTTTCAATTAAAAAGTAGTAGTAACCTGTAATATTTCCTAAAGAAATAATGTTTTTTTGAAATGTTCGAGATTTAGTCTCGACTAAGATAGATTAATCAATAAAAGAAAATAATACAATGAGAACATCTTATAAACTTCTAGGTTTATTTTTAGTATTAATTATTGTTGCTTGTAAGCAAACAAATAAAGTAGAAGCAGTTACTAACGCAGAGGTTGAAAGTACCGAAGCAAAATATGATATTCCAACCTCTTGGATAGAAAAAAGAGTAGATGCTGCACATAAAAAACTGAATGCTACGGAAGCAGGTAAAGTGCTTTGGAGCGCTATGGAAGCTCATGGCGGGTTAGATAAATGGTTTTCAAACGGATACCTTTCATTTCATTTTAACTACCAACCATTAAATGGTAAAGGTATTAGAGATTCTTATCAAACTATTGATACTTGGAGTAATAAAGCAAGGCATAATAGCATAGAAGATCCGACGTCTATCTATGGTTGGGATGGTGAAGAAGCTTGGTTAAAGGCCAAGGATAGCACTTCGTTTGCTTACGATACTCAGTTTTGGGCTTTAACACCATTATATTTTTCTGGTCAGCCGTTTGTTTTAGATGGTGAAGGTGTAAATCTTGAATTATTACCAGAACAAGAATTTCAAGGGGCAACTCAAAAAGTTTTAAAAGCAACTTACGATGCTGGTATTGGAGCTGCACCAGATGATTATTACATTTTGTATATAAATGCAGAAACAAACTTGGTAGATGCTTTTAAATATATTGTGTCTTATCCGCAATATTTTCCAAACGGAGGGCATGCACCAGAGAAAATTACAGTAACTCAAGGTACCACTACTGTGGATGGTATTGTATTTGCAACTGGATTTAAAACATACTGGTCTACAACAGATAAAGATGGGTTAGGTGAGTATATCACTAAAATAGATGTTAGTGATATTAGTTTTTCTCCAACGGTAGAAGATAATTTCTTTTCTAAACCAGAAGGTGCAGAAGTATTGAATAAATAATTGAACAATAAATAATATTAAAAAGCTTTAGTTGTCACTAGTTGATAATTAAGGCTTTTTTGTTTTTTGTAATCAACTTAAAAGAGGATTAAATAGCAAGAGTAAAATAAAAATCAATTTTTTAAAAGAATAGCAGTTTGCTTGGCAGGATTATTATATTTGTAAGTTAGAAGCAAATCCTTTTAAGTTATTAAAATACTTCGTCTAAAACGGAGGATTTTTAAACCTTAAAAGGCTAACAATAAATAAAATATCCATCTATATGAGTGAAGAAAGCAAGCGTAGAGAAGCCCTTATTTATCACGCAAAACCAACTCCAGGTAAAATAGCAGTTGTTCCAACTAAAAAATATGCCACCCAACGCGATTTATCTTTGGCTTATTCGCCAGGCGTTGCTGCACCATGTCTAGAAATTGAAAAAGATAAAGAAGCAGCTTATAAATATACAGCTAAAGGAAATTTAGTTGCCGTAATATCTAACGGAACGGCCGTTTTAGGATTAGGAAACATTGGTCCTGAAGCCTCGAAACCCGTAATGGAAGGTAAAGGTTTATTATTTAAAATTTTCGCAGATATTGATGTATTCGATATTGAAGTTGATACAGAAGATGTTGATGCTTTTATTGAAACAGTAAAAAATATAGCGCCAACTTTTGGAGGTATTAATCTTGAAGATATAAAAGCTCCTGAGGCTTTTGAAATTGAACGTCGTTTAAAGGAGGAATTAGATATTCCTGTAATGCACGATGATCAGCACGGAACTGCAATTATTTCGGCAGCAGCTTTGTTAAATGCAGTTGAAATTGCAGGTAAAAAGCTAGAAGAAGTTAAAATAGTAATTAGTGGTGCCGGAGCAGCAGCTATTTCATGTTCACGTTTGTACCAAGCTTGTGGTGCAAAGCGCGAAAACATGGTAATGCTAGATAGTAAAGGTGTTATTCGTGATGATAGAGAAGTGCTTTCTGATGAAAAGGCAGAATTTGCAACACACAGAAAAATTGATACTTTACTAGAGGCTATGGAAAATGCCGATGTATTTATCGGTTTATCTATGGCAGATATTGTTACTCCAGAAATGCTATTGGTAATGGCAGAAAACCCGATTGTTTTTGCCATGGCAAATCCTAATCCGGAAATAAAATACCAATTAGCGGTAGATACTAGAAAAGATATTATAATGGCTACAGGTCGTAGCGATCATCCTAACCAAGTTAATAATGTACTTGGTTTTCCTTTTATTTTTAGAGGCGCTTTAGATGTGCGTGCAACTAAAATTAACGAAGCAATGAAAATGGCAGCGGTAAGAGCTTTAGCTAAATTGGCTAAAGAACCAGTGCCAGAACAAGTAAATATTGCTTATGGAGAAACGCGATTAACTTTTGGTAAAAATTATATTATTCCAAAACCATTCGATCCGCGGTTAATTGCAGAAGTACCACCAGCAGTAGCAAAAGCAGCTATGGAAAGTGGTGTAGCAAAACAACCTATTACAGATTGGGAACGTTATAAAGATAGTTTACTACAACGTTTAGGTTCTGATAATAAATTAGTTCGTTTATTATTAAACAGAGCTAAATTAGCGCCAAAACGTATTGTTTTTGCAGAAGCAGATCAATTAGATGTTTTAAAAGCAGCTCAAATTGTATATGATGAAGGTATTGCTATTCCTATTTTATTAGGAAGGAAAGAAACTATTTTATCTTTAATGAAAGATATTGAGTTTGATGCCGATATTTTAATTGTGGATCCAAAAGAAGAAGAAGAAAACGAGCGTAAAAATAAATACGCAAAAGTATATTGGGAGCAACGCAAACGTCGTGGTGTAACGTATTATGCTGCGCAACGTTTAATGCGCGAGCGTAATTATTTTGCTGCCATGATGGTGAACGAAGGTGATGCCGACGGATTAATTTCTGGATATTCTAGAAACTACCCATCTGTTGTAAAACCGATGTTAGAATTAATTGGTTTAGCAAAAGGTATCTCACGTGCTGCAACTACCAACTTAATGATGACTAAACGTGGTCCTTTATTTTTAAGTGATACCTCAATAAACATCGATCCAACCGCGAAAGATTTAGCTAAAATTACTCAAATGACCTCGAAA
The window above is part of the Algibacter sp. L3A6 genome. Proteins encoded here:
- a CDS encoding NADP-dependent malic enzyme: MSEESKRREALIYHAKPTPGKIAVVPTKKYATQRDLSLAYSPGVAAPCLEIEKDKEAAYKYTAKGNLVAVISNGTAVLGLGNIGPEASKPVMEGKGLLFKIFADIDVFDIEVDTEDVDAFIETVKNIAPTFGGINLEDIKAPEAFEIERRLKEELDIPVMHDDQHGTAIISAAALLNAVEIAGKKLEEVKIVISGAGAAAISCSRLYQACGAKRENMVMLDSKGVIRDDREVLSDEKAEFATHRKIDTLLEAMENADVFIGLSMADIVTPEMLLVMAENPIVFAMANPNPEIKYQLAVDTRKDIIMATGRSDHPNQVNNVLGFPFIFRGALDVRATKINEAMKMAAVRALAKLAKEPVPEQVNIAYGETRLTFGKNYIIPKPFDPRLIAEVPPAVAKAAMESGVAKQPITDWERYKDSLLQRLGSDNKLVRLLLNRAKLAPKRIVFAEADQLDVLKAAQIVYDEGIAIPILLGRKETILSLMKDIEFDADILIVDPKEEEENERKNKYAKVYWEQRKRRGVTYYAAQRLMRERNYFAAMMVNEGDADGLISGYSRNYPSVVKPMLELIGLAKGISRAATTNLMMTKRGPLFLSDTSINIDPTAKDLAKITQMTSKVVQMFGLEPVMAMVSYSNFGSSANDRASKVREAVSFLHRHHPEMIVDGELQTDFALNDEMLSEKFPFSKLVGKKVNTLIFPNLDSANITYKLLKELNEAESIGPIMMGMRKPVHILQLGANVDEIVNMAAIAVIDAQHKEKWEVEHAELK